A region from the Haloarcula limicola genome encodes:
- a CDS encoding Rieske (2Fe-2S) protein has protein sequence MQQLTTVEEVHESGSFRFTAEDPYGEPEEVVVVPCGEGVEAWVNRCTHEDQRFDTGRGVPMRDGQIICPRHGSMFDACEGDCDNGEAAGTTLPDVDLAERHGTVYLTDDDFEFMHEGGVDDDDDAPGSSSHLQL, from the coding sequence ATGCAGCAACTCACCACCGTCGAGGAAGTCCACGAGAGCGGGTCGTTCCGGTTCACGGCCGAAGACCCCTACGGCGAACCCGAGGAGGTGGTCGTCGTCCCCTGCGGCGAGGGCGTCGAGGCGTGGGTGAATCGGTGTACGCACGAGGACCAGCGCTTCGATACGGGCCGCGGCGTCCCGATGCGCGACGGACAGATAATCTGTCCCCGTCACGGGTCGATGTTCGACGCCTGCGAGGGCGACTGCGACAACGGCGAGGCCGCCGGAACGACGCTGCCAGACGTGGACCTCGCCGAGCGTCACGGGACGGTGTATCTGACTGACGACGACTTCGAGTTCATGCACGAGGGCGGCGTCGACGATGACGACGACGCGCCGGGGTCGAGTTCGCACCTGCAGCTGTAG
- a CDS encoding phosphoglycerol geranylgeranyltransferase: MANWADWDHIVKIDPDKTLVEGETYEDVAATGTDAIEVGGTTGMTEEKMERVVDACGKYDIPVYIEPSNPASVVHSDRHDGYLIPVVMNAGDVTWITGAHKEWIRIDDDIDWSRTFTEAYIVMNPDASVAAYTQADCDLDADEVAAYAEAAEHLLGQEIVYVEYSGTLGDTEKVAAAADILDDATLFYGGGIHDYDSARTMAEHADTIVVGDLVHDEGVDAVRATVEGAQDAHAATADR; the protein is encoded by the coding sequence ATGGCTAACTGGGCGGACTGGGACCACATCGTCAAGATAGACCCCGATAAGACGCTCGTCGAGGGGGAGACCTACGAGGACGTGGCCGCGACCGGGACCGACGCCATCGAGGTCGGCGGCACCACCGGCATGACCGAGGAGAAGATGGAGCGGGTCGTCGACGCCTGCGGGAAGTACGACATCCCCGTCTACATCGAGCCGTCGAACCCCGCCTCCGTCGTCCACAGCGACCGTCACGATGGCTACCTCATTCCCGTCGTGATGAACGCCGGCGACGTGACGTGGATCACCGGCGCGCACAAGGAGTGGATCCGCATCGACGACGACATCGACTGGTCCCGCACGTTCACCGAGGCCTATATCGTCATGAATCCCGACGCCTCCGTCGCCGCCTACACGCAGGCCGACTGCGATTTAGACGCCGACGAGGTCGCCGCCTACGCCGAGGCCGCCGAACACCTGCTCGGCCAGGAGATCGTCTACGTCGAGTACTCCGGCACGCTCGGTGACACCGAGAAGGTCGCCGCGGCCGCCGACATCCTCGACGACGCCACCCTCTTCTACGGCGGCGGCATCCACGACTACGACTCCGCCCGGACGATGGCCGAACACGCGGACACCATCGTCGTCGGCGATCTGGTCCACGACGAGGGCGTCGACGCGGTGCGAGCGACCGTCGAAGGCGCACAGGACGCCCACGCCGCGACCGCCGACCGCTGA
- the aspS gene encoding aspartate--tRNA(Asn) ligase encodes MEDRTYTADAEPGDSVTVAGWVHEIRDLGGIAFLILRDTTGKIQVKFEKDEMDEDLVETGLNAHRESVISVTGDVEEEPRAPTGVEVTPASVDVISEADPELPLDPSGKVDAELPTRLDNRTLDLRKDEVKAIFEIRAEVLRSAREAFRDINCTEINTPKIVATGTEGGTELFPITYFGREAFMNQSPQLFKQLMVGSGLERVFEIGPIFRAEEHNTPRHLNEATSIDFESAFYDHTEAMDACEHVVKAAYEGVAENCAEELEALGLEDEFAAPEGEFPRLSYQDAIDKINATGELDEPLVWGDDLSTEAEHVLGQEVGEHYFITDWPSEIKPFYIKDHDDDEEVSTGFDMMHPSMELVSGGQREHRYDRLVAGFEQQGLDPEAFEYYTKMFKYGMPPHAGWGLGGERLVMTMLGLENIREAVLFPRDRQRLSP; translated from the coding sequence ATGGAAGACCGCACCTACACAGCGGACGCCGAACCGGGCGACAGCGTCACCGTCGCCGGGTGGGTCCACGAGATCCGGGACCTCGGCGGCATCGCCTTCCTCATCCTGCGAGACACCACGGGGAAGATTCAGGTCAAGTTCGAGAAAGACGAGATGGACGAGGACCTCGTCGAGACCGGACTGAACGCCCACCGCGAGTCCGTCATCAGCGTCACCGGCGACGTAGAGGAGGAGCCGCGCGCGCCCACCGGCGTCGAGGTCACGCCCGCGAGCGTCGACGTCATCTCCGAGGCCGACCCCGAACTACCGCTCGACCCCTCCGGGAAGGTCGACGCCGAACTCCCGACCCGACTGGACAACCGGACGCTGGACCTCCGCAAGGACGAGGTCAAGGCCATCTTCGAGATCCGCGCCGAAGTGCTTCGCTCCGCTCGTGAAGCCTTCCGCGACATCAACTGCACGGAGATCAACACGCCCAAGATCGTCGCCACCGGAACCGAGGGCGGCACCGAGCTGTTCCCCATCACGTACTTCGGCCGCGAGGCGTTCATGAACCAGAGCCCGCAGCTGTTCAAGCAGCTGATGGTCGGCTCCGGCCTCGAACGCGTCTTCGAGATCGGCCCGATCTTCCGCGCCGAGGAGCACAACACGCCCCGGCACCTCAACGAGGCGACCTCTATCGACTTCGAGTCGGCCTTCTACGACCACACCGAGGCGATGGACGCCTGCGAACACGTCGTCAAGGCCGCCTACGAGGGCGTCGCCGAGAACTGCGCCGAGGAACTCGAAGCGCTCGGCCTCGAAGACGAGTTCGCCGCGCCAGAGGGCGAGTTCCCGCGCCTCTCCTATCAGGACGCCATCGATAAGATCAACGCCACCGGCGAGCTCGACGAGCCGCTGGTCTGGGGCGACGACCTCTCGACGGAGGCCGAACACGTCCTCGGACAGGAGGTCGGCGAGCACTACTTCATCACCGACTGGCCCAGCGAGATCAAGCCGTTCTACATCAAGGACCACGACGACGACGAGGAGGTCTCGACCGGCTTCGACATGATGCACCCGTCGATGGAACTGGTCTCCGGCGGCCAGCGTGAGCACCGCTACGACCGGCTCGTCGCCGGCTTCGAACAGCAGGGCCTCGACCCCGAGGCCTTCGAGTACTACACCAAGATGTTCAAGTACGGCATGCCGCCCCACGCGGGCTGGGGACTGGGCGGCGAGCGCCTCGTCATGACGATGCTCGGACTGGAGAACATCCGCGAAGCCGTTCTCTTCCCGCGGGATCGCCAGCGGCTGAGCCCATAG
- a CDS encoding aldo/keto reductase, with amino-acid sequence MDLPPVGLGTMGIDDPAVVAAAVDSGYRHLDTAQIYDNEGVVGGGIAAADAERDDLTVATKLWIDSLAAEDVRAGTEASLERLGLDSVDLLYVHRPRGDYDPATTLPALDDVRDAGLTDHVGLSNFSPEQVATARDHLDAPIAAHQVEFHPFFWQQSLLEDARRHDYPLVAYSPLAGGQVFDDPTLQDVAERYETTPAAVAIAWVTSHENVVTIPKASSRAHLEANLAAADLELDAEAIERISSIEREEELFPE; translated from the coding sequence ATGGACCTCCCGCCCGTCGGTCTCGGCACGATGGGGATCGACGACCCCGCCGTCGTCGCGGCGGCCGTCGATTCCGGCTACCGGCATCTCGATACGGCACAGATATACGACAACGAGGGCGTCGTCGGCGGCGGTATCGCCGCGGCCGACGCCGAGCGCGACGACCTGACCGTCGCCACGAAACTCTGGATAGACTCGCTGGCCGCCGAGGACGTTCGCGCCGGGACCGAAGCCAGCCTCGAACGCTTGGGTCTGGACTCCGTGGATCTGCTGTACGTCCACCGCCCGCGGGGCGACTACGACCCGGCGACGACCCTGCCGGCCCTCGACGACGTGCGGGATGCGGGCCTGACAGACCACGTCGGTCTCTCGAACTTCTCGCCCGAGCAGGTAGCGACCGCCCGCGACCACCTCGACGCGCCGATCGCCGCTCACCAGGTCGAGTTCCACCCGTTCTTCTGGCAGCAGTCGTTGCTGGAGGACGCACGACGACACGACTACCCGCTGGTGGCGTACTCGCCGCTGGCCGGCGGGCAGGTGTTCGATGACCCGACCTTGCAGGACGTCGCCGAGCGGTACGAGACGACGCCCGCCGCCGTCGCCATCGCGTGGGTCACGTCCCACGAGAACGTCGTGACCATCCCGAAGGCGTCCTCGCGCGCACACCTGGAAGCGAACCTCGCGGCCGCCGACCTCGAACTCGACGCCGAGGCCATCGAGCGCATCAGTTCGATAGAGCGCGAAGAAGAGCTGTTCCCGGAGTAG
- a CDS encoding DUF7344 domain-containing protein — MSNQPRSGPRSDDWSGMTPEDRGLTTPMVDDVFEALADWRRRAVCLHFQTAAETQATVGDLAGVVARQGRDSGLPEADTAVDAVESALIETQLPVLHRLAVLDFDERSGTVRYWGCPTLEKWADHAAAVSRRSGF; from the coding sequence ATGAGCAATCAGCCGCGGAGCGGGCCACGGAGCGACGACTGGTCCGGCATGACGCCCGAGGATCGAGGGCTGACGACGCCGATGGTCGACGACGTCTTCGAAGCGCTCGCCGACTGGCGGCGGCGCGCGGTCTGCCTCCACTTTCAAACCGCCGCGGAGACGCAGGCGACGGTCGGCGACCTCGCCGGCGTCGTCGCACGGCAGGGCCGAGACAGCGGTCTTCCGGAGGCCGATACCGCCGTCGACGCCGTCGAGTCGGCGCTGATCGAGACGCAGCTCCCGGTCCTCCATCGGCTCGCGGTCCTCGACTTCGACGAGCGCAGCGGCACGGTCAGATACTGGGGCTGTCCGACGCTGGAGAAGTGGGCGGACCACGCCGCCGCCGTCAGCCGGCGCAGCGGGTTCTGA
- a CDS encoding PAS domain S-box protein: protein MTERHDSTSGTERVDTASARRSAEVLYVDGDAATRERIRRALTERATDVSVSGVGSVDAAIDVATATPPSCLVVDPSSLDDADRLVAAVDCPLVLYTDRDPSALDESLLDAAATVVEKGEDGRGAFLTEKVIGVTAETTERTEYALQQALDDIETWATDSETTVLVADNGAVVWASDPVDGVLGGNDSESIYDQLAARCVEAVDRSRVDRLREGPTEATTLRLDGDDGERYVLCRGHRLPEDAGSLRLLRLADVTERARRDTRQSLLELLTDRAQDGLYTLDERGVVEFCNESFAEMLGYEPEELCGEHASLTLAPGELEKGQRTIEALLASDGEEETVELTLRRKDGTELQASIHYTLLRDDDGAYRGLMGVVRDVTERREHERELRRRRELFDSLVSHFPNGGVFLFDESFEYQMAGGTELDRLGIEPEQFIGKTPRDVFPPHNAKLLEDAYAAALDGESADFEDEFRDTHYHVQVIPVRNADGTVTSGMSMAQNVTERVERERELEQSNTLLSTLFDALPVGVLLGDRNREVLTANERFVELFELSNMPEELVGADCATVAQRMHERYANPEAAIADSESLVSAREPRLREEVELADGRTFQRSYLPLELPDGPANLWLYRDVTERTNRERELRETSERLELALEGAELGVWDWNAKTGDLTFDERWAGMLGFSHEELDPHVDTWEELVHPDDLERTWNTINSHLDGETDIYQCDHRLRTKSGDYRWIRDIGRVVERDDDGEAVRFVGIHQDITERKERQRELEAQRDELATLTQVHVLIQDVLHALGSAATRAEIERTVCERLVESELFELAWVGDREGRSTHLSQSTTAGDDEGYLDRIRELARTVDRENDPGTVAIRTGEPQIIHDVATDERMETWRDEALDRDLRSAAVIPLRHDEVVHAALIVYANRAEAFSSRAVDALTVLGEMIGFALTAVQNRQLLAHDRVVELEFQAAGTDSPFVDAARKHGCRLEAAGCVDIGEAVLQYLSVEGASPTAVLDSLLESPAIDDGRVVREEGDSGVVELRMSETYQSLLLDVGARLVDLAADSERLSLTVEAPTDAEPRTIRETLADRLPGIELLAKRERERRPTTEQSGAALRERVTDRQLEVLRAAYLAGYYEWPRDTTAEQLAETLNIASPTLHQHLRRAERNLLGGFLDV from the coding sequence ATGACCGAGAGACATGACTCCACGTCGGGGACGGAGCGGGTCGATACCGCGTCCGCTCGCCGGTCAGCCGAGGTACTGTACGTCGACGGCGACGCAGCGACGCGAGAGCGGATACGACGGGCGCTGACCGAACGCGCCACGGACGTCTCCGTCTCGGGCGTCGGTAGCGTCGATGCCGCGATCGACGTCGCGACGGCGACGCCGCCGTCCTGTCTCGTGGTCGACCCCTCCAGCCTCGACGACGCGGACCGACTCGTGGCGGCGGTGGACTGCCCGCTCGTCCTCTACACCGACCGGGACCCGTCGGCGCTCGACGAGTCGCTGCTCGACGCCGCGGCGACGGTGGTCGAGAAGGGCGAGGACGGCCGCGGCGCGTTCCTCACCGAGAAGGTGATCGGGGTCACGGCGGAGACGACCGAACGGACCGAGTACGCCCTGCAGCAGGCGCTCGACGACATCGAGACGTGGGCGACCGACAGCGAGACGACGGTGCTCGTCGCGGACAACGGCGCGGTCGTCTGGGCGAGCGACCCGGTCGACGGTGTCCTCGGTGGGAACGACAGCGAGTCGATCTACGACCAATTGGCGGCCCGGTGCGTAGAGGCCGTCGACCGCTCGAGAGTCGACCGACTCCGGGAAGGCCCGACCGAAGCGACGACACTCCGCCTCGACGGCGACGACGGGGAGCGATACGTGCTCTGTCGCGGGCATCGCCTCCCCGAGGACGCGGGGTCGCTACGCCTGCTTCGGCTCGCGGACGTGACCGAACGCGCGCGCCGAGATACCCGCCAGTCGCTCCTCGAACTGCTCACGGACCGCGCGCAGGACGGACTGTACACGCTGGACGAGCGCGGCGTCGTCGAGTTCTGTAACGAATCGTTCGCCGAGATGCTCGGATACGAACCCGAGGAGCTGTGCGGCGAACACGCATCGCTGACGCTCGCTCCGGGGGAGCTGGAGAAGGGGCAGCGAACTATCGAGGCGTTACTCGCATCGGACGGCGAGGAGGAGACAGTCGAACTCACGCTCCGCCGGAAGGACGGGACGGAACTGCAGGCGTCGATCCATTATACGCTCCTCCGCGACGATGACGGGGCCTATCGCGGGCTGATGGGCGTCGTCCGCGACGTGACGGAGCGACGAGAGCACGAACGAGAGCTCCGGCGACGGCGCGAGCTGTTCGATAGCCTCGTCTCTCACTTCCCGAACGGTGGCGTGTTCCTCTTCGACGAGAGCTTCGAGTACCAGATGGCCGGCGGTACGGAGCTGGACCGTCTCGGAATCGAACCGGAACAGTTCATCGGAAAGACGCCTCGGGACGTCTTCCCGCCGCATAACGCGAAACTGCTCGAAGACGCCTACGCGGCGGCCCTCGACGGTGAAAGTGCCGACTTCGAAGACGAGTTTCGGGATACTCACTATCACGTGCAGGTGATCCCGGTACGGAACGCCGACGGCACCGTCACCTCGGGGATGTCCATGGCACAGAACGTCACCGAGCGCGTCGAACGCGAGCGGGAACTCGAACAGTCGAACACGCTCCTCTCGACGCTGTTCGACGCGCTCCCGGTCGGGGTCCTCCTCGGCGACCGGAACCGAGAGGTGCTGACGGCCAACGAGCGCTTCGTCGAGCTGTTCGAGCTGTCGAACATGCCCGAAGAGCTCGTCGGAGCCGACTGTGCGACCGTCGCCCAGCGAATGCACGAGCGGTACGCGAATCCCGAAGCGGCGATCGCTGACTCGGAATCGCTCGTCTCGGCCCGCGAACCCCGCCTCCGTGAGGAAGTCGAACTCGCGGACGGCCGGACCTTCCAGCGGAGTTACCTCCCGCTCGAACTGCCGGACGGCCCGGCGAACCTCTGGCTCTACCGGGACGTCACCGAGCGGACGAACCGGGAGCGTGAGCTGCGAGAGACGAGCGAGCGACTCGAACTCGCTCTCGAGGGAGCGGAACTCGGCGTCTGGGACTGGAACGCCAAGACGGGCGACCTCACGTTCGACGAGCGCTGGGCCGGGATGCTGGGCTTCTCGCACGAGGAACTCGACCCGCACGTGGACACGTGGGAGGAACTGGTCCACCCCGACGACCTCGAGAGGACGTGGAACACTATCAACTCACATCTCGACGGCGAAACGGACATCTACCAGTGTGACCACCGATTGCGCACCAAATCGGGTGATTACAGGTGGATCCGCGACATCGGACGGGTGGTCGAGCGCGACGACGACGGCGAGGCGGTCCGTTTCGTCGGCATCCATCAGGACATCACCGAGCGAAAGGAGCGCCAGCGGGAACTCGAAGCCCAGCGAGACGAACTGGCGACGCTCACGCAGGTGCACGTCCTCATCCAGGACGTCCTGCACGCGCTCGGATCCGCCGCCACCCGAGCGGAGATCGAGCGAACCGTCTGCGAGCGCCTCGTCGAATCGGAGCTCTTCGAGCTCGCGTGGGTCGGCGACCGCGAGGGGAGGAGCACCCACCTCTCTCAGAGCACCACTGCCGGCGACGACGAGGGGTATCTCGACCGGATCCGCGAGCTGGCGAGAACGGTCGACCGGGAGAACGATCCGGGGACCGTCGCTATCCGGACGGGAGAGCCCCAGATAATCCACGACGTGGCGACGGACGAGCGAATGGAGACGTGGCGAGACGAGGCTCTCGACAGGGACCTCCGGTCGGCCGCGGTCATCCCGCTCCGACACGACGAGGTCGTCCACGCCGCGCTCATCGTCTACGCGAACCGCGCCGAGGCGTTCAGCTCTCGGGCCGTCGACGCGCTGACCGTTCTGGGCGAGATGATCGGCTTCGCGCTGACGGCCGTCCAGAACCGACAGCTCCTGGCGCACGACCGGGTCGTCGAACTGGAGTTTCAGGCCGCGGGAACCGATTCCCCGTTCGTCGACGCCGCGCGGAAACACGGCTGCCGGCTCGAAGCGGCCGGCTGTGTCGACATCGGCGAGGCCGTCCTCCAGTACCTCTCCGTCGAGGGCGCATCACCGACGGCGGTACTCGACAGTCTACTGGAGAGCCCGGCTATCGACGACGGTCGCGTCGTCCGCGAGGAGGGCGATAGCGGCGTCGTCGAACTCCGGATGAGCGAGACCTACCAGTCGCTGTTGCTCGACGTGGGCGCTCGACTCGTCGACCTCGCTGCCGATTCGGAGCGCCTCTCGCTCACCGTCGAAGCCCCGACCGACGCCGAACCGCGCACGATACGGGAGACGCTCGCCGACCGACTCCCGGGGATCGAACTCCTCGCCAAGCGGGAACGCGAACGCCGCCCGACGACGGAGCAGAGCGGGGCGGCGCTTCGCGAGCGAGTGACCGACAGACAGCTCGAAGTGCTCCGCGCGGCGTATCTCGCGGGGTACTACGAGTGGCCCCGCGATACGACCGCCGAACAGCTCGCCGAGACGCTGAACATCGCGTCGCCGACGCTGCACCAGCATCTCCGCCGCGCGGAGCGAAACCTCTTGGGCGGATTCCTCGACGTCTGA
- a CDS encoding KEOPS complex subunit Pcc1, with product MTPPHRTVLTFEYATAERARRVARSLRPEVGAIDGDRTTARLARDGATLECVVEASDLVALRAGCNTWLTLTGVAETAGDC from the coding sequence GTGACGCCGCCCCACCGGACTGTTCTCACTTTCGAGTACGCGACCGCCGAGCGGGCGCGCCGAGTGGCGCGGAGCCTCCGCCCGGAGGTCGGTGCCATCGACGGCGACCGGACGACCGCCCGTCTCGCCCGGGACGGCGCGACCCTCGAATGTGTCGTCGAGGCGTCGGACCTCGTCGCGTTACGAGCGGGGTGTAACACGTGGCTGACGCTGACCGGCGTCGCCGAGACGGCCGGCGACTGTTAG
- a CDS encoding DNA-directed RNA polymerase subunit P → MSYKCSRCKRDVTLDEYGGVRCPYCGHRVLLKERSPDVKEIDVN, encoded by the coding sequence ATGAGCTACAAGTGTTCACGCTGTAAGCGCGACGTAACGCTCGACGAGTACGGTGGCGTCCGCTGTCCGTACTGCGGGCACCGCGTCCTGCTGAAGGAGCGCTCGCCCGACGTCAAAGAAATCGACGTCAACTAG
- a CDS encoding 50S ribosomal protein L37ae — protein MASNRGRTGSAGRFGARYGRVARRRVAEIEDEMNDDHTCPNCGEDRVDRQGTGIWQCSYCDYKYTGGSYRPETPGGKTVRRSIRAALAEDEE, from the coding sequence ATGGCCAGCAACAGAGGGCGCACCGGGAGCGCCGGTCGGTTCGGCGCTCGCTACGGGCGCGTCGCCCGTCGCCGCGTCGCGGAGATCGAAGACGAGATGAACGACGACCACACCTGCCCGAACTGCGGCGAGGACCGCGTCGACCGGCAGGGGACCGGCATCTGGCAGTGCAGTTACTGCGACTACAAGTACACCGGCGGGAGCTACCGGCCCGAGACGCCCGGCGGCAAGACGGTCCGCCGCTCGATCCGCGCCGCGCTCGCCGAAGACGAAGAGTAA
- a CDS encoding DUF2103 domain-containing protein has translation MDCRQCATPLARPGDYCLVCHTANADAVVLELGDERATVTCLADGEVIGERTMTTTPEDGESDEKAVVQLRNFAGLVADEVRRKRPEEVYVTGDREVIGAVREQLHYEFFRVEGEDPVQRVVERQGEPALEVVDAAPAEKLGGSHSTLIGGREGQRVIQTVAGHPHVKKVIPGPIDAGGSSSPTGVRAKATRADANGNVRVLIRDGSSVQENRVVTTAGDRELGEHVRADLNEALREAGLQDDS, from the coding sequence ATGGACTGCCGGCAGTGCGCGACGCCGCTCGCCAGGCCGGGCGATTACTGCCTGGTGTGTCACACTGCCAACGCCGACGCCGTCGTCCTCGAACTCGGCGACGAGCGGGCGACGGTCACCTGTCTCGCCGACGGCGAAGTGATCGGCGAGCGGACCATGACTACCACGCCCGAAGACGGCGAGAGCGACGAGAAGGCGGTCGTCCAGTTGCGCAACTTCGCCGGGTTGGTCGCCGACGAGGTGCGGCGCAAGCGCCCCGAGGAGGTGTACGTCACCGGCGACCGCGAGGTCATCGGAGCGGTGCGAGAGCAGCTCCACTACGAGTTCTTCCGCGTCGAGGGCGAGGATCCGGTCCAGCGCGTCGTCGAGCGGCAGGGCGAGCCCGCGCTGGAGGTCGTCGACGCCGCTCCCGCCGAGAAACTGGGCGGGAGCCACTCGACGCTCATCGGCGGCCGCGAGGGCCAGCGCGTCATCCAGACGGTGGCCGGCCACCCCCACGTCAAGAAGGTCATCCCCGGTCCCATCGACGCCGGCGGCTCGAGTTCGCCGACGGGCGTCCGGGCGAAGGCGACCCGGGCCGACGCTAACGGCAACGTTCGCGTGCTCATCCGCGACGGATCGAGCGTGCAGGAGAACCGCGTCGTCACGACGGCCGGCGACCGGGAACTGGGCGAACACGTCCGCGCCGACCTCAACGAGGCGCTGCGGGAAGCGGGACTGCAAGACGACTCGTGA
- the truD gene encoding tRNA pseudouridine(13) synthase TruD: MREAHPIERAVGMDYYVSDADGVGGRLRVAPEDFRVTELEAFDVAPVDADPGGYPHVVCRVELRDWDTNDFAGALSDRLGISRERVSWAGTKDKRAVTRQLFSVDGIDPGDVPELDGADIEVIGRAGRPVLFGDLAGNAFEIVVRDAELPENAGPVVADLRAFAGGDGEESGDGGDESASADAESLPEGEMTAGVPNYFGQQRFGSRRPVTHEVGLEIVHGDWAGAVLAYVGNPHDREPEATQEAREYVEETRDWAGALDRLPRALGYERSMCHALVDNGADGPEDFREAVETLPTNLQTLFVNAAQSYVFNRILSARLERGLPFDRPVEGDVVCFSDSEAPDGLALPDPDRTQRVTGKRLRTVERHCERGRAFVTAPLVGTETELADGAPGEIERDVLGDVGLEPADFDLPGNFHSEGTRRAILLRTDLGVERDGDDLTFSFSLPKGSYATVVLREFRKGDPDE, translated from the coding sequence ATGCGCGAGGCCCACCCAATCGAGCGGGCGGTCGGTATGGACTACTACGTCAGCGACGCAGACGGCGTGGGTGGCCGCCTCCGCGTCGCCCCCGAGGACTTCCGAGTGACCGAACTGGAGGCGTTCGACGTCGCGCCGGTCGACGCCGACCCGGGCGGCTACCCCCACGTCGTCTGTCGCGTCGAGTTGCGCGACTGGGACACCAACGACTTCGCCGGCGCGCTCTCGGACCGCCTCGGCATCTCCCGCGAGCGCGTCTCCTGGGCCGGGACGAAGGACAAGCGCGCGGTCACCCGACAGCTGTTCTCCGTCGACGGCATCGACCCCGGAGACGTGCCCGAACTCGACGGGGCCGATATCGAGGTGATCGGCCGCGCGGGCCGGCCCGTCCTCTTCGGTGACCTCGCGGGCAACGCCTTCGAAATCGTCGTTCGGGACGCCGAACTGCCCGAGAACGCCGGCCCGGTCGTCGCGGACCTGCGGGCGTTCGCGGGCGGGGACGGAGAGGAGAGCGGAGACGGCGGAGACGAGAGCGCGAGCGCCGATGCAGAGTCGCTTCCCGAGGGCGAGATGACGGCCGGCGTCCCCAACTACTTCGGCCAGCAGCGCTTCGGATCGCGTCGCCCGGTCACCCACGAGGTCGGCCTGGAGATCGTCCACGGCGACTGGGCGGGCGCGGTTCTGGCCTACGTCGGGAACCCCCACGACCGGGAGCCCGAGGCGACCCAAGAGGCCCGCGAGTACGTCGAGGAGACGCGCGACTGGGCGGGCGCGCTGGACCGCCTGCCGCGCGCGCTCGGCTACGAGCGCTCGATGTGTCACGCGCTCGTCGACAACGGTGCGGACGGTCCCGAGGACTTCCGCGAGGCCGTCGAGACGCTCCCGACGAACCTCCAGACGCTGTTCGTCAACGCCGCGCAGTCGTACGTCTTCAACCGCATCCTCTCGGCGCGACTGGAGCGGGGCCTGCCCTTCGACCGCCCGGTCGAGGGCGACGTGGTGTGTTTCAGCGACAGCGAGGCTCCCGACGGACTCGCCCTGCCGGACCCCGACCGGACCCAGCGCGTCACCGGGAAGCGCCTGCGGACCGTCGAGCGCCACTGCGAGCGGGGACGGGCGTTCGTCACCGCGCCGCTGGTGGGGACCGAGACCGAACTCGCCGACGGCGCGCCCGGCGAGATAGAACGCGACGTGCTCGGAGACGTGGGGCTCGAACCCGCCGACTTCGACCTGCCCGGGAACTTCCACAGCGAGGGGACGCGGCGGGCGATACTGCTCCGAACCGATCTCGGCGTCGAACGGGACGGCGACGACCTGACGTTCTCCTTCTCGCTCCCGAAGGGGAGCTACGCGACGGTCGTCCTGCGGGAGTTCCGCAAGGGCGACCCCGACGAGTGA
- the mobA gene encoding molybdenum cofactor guanylyltransferase, with protein MRSAVVLAGGYSSRFGETDKATAELDGDPLVRRVVDRVDGVVDEVVVNCRDEQREPIATALDGVDHRFAVDPVPDGGPVAGIRTGCRVARGRFTFVTACDMPFVRPQLVSRLFAAAEDDGAVPRVGDRLRPLAGVYRADAAVEAADTTLGLGSSALTDLLDRLSVVTVPSPAPVRAVRDIDTREDLTAAQSSGT; from the coding sequence ATGCGCTCGGCAGTCGTCCTCGCCGGCGGCTACTCCTCCCGGTTCGGCGAGACCGATAAGGCGACCGCCGAACTCGACGGCGACCCGCTGGTCCGCCGCGTCGTCGACCGCGTCGACGGCGTGGTCGACGAGGTGGTCGTCAACTGCCGGGACGAGCAACGAGAGCCCATCGCGACGGCCCTCGACGGCGTGGACCACCGCTTCGCCGTCGACCCGGTGCCCGACGGCGGCCCGGTGGCGGGCATCCGAACCGGCTGTCGCGTGGCGCGGGGCCGATTCACGTTCGTCACGGCCTGTGACATGCCGTTCGTCCGACCGCAGTTGGTGTCGCGACTGTTCGCGGCGGCGGAGGACGACGGCGCGGTCCCGCGCGTCGGCGACCGACTGCGCCCGCTGGCCGGTGTCTATCGCGCCGACGCCGCGGTCGAGGCGGCCGATACGACCCTCGGGCTCGGCTCCAGCGCCCTGACGGACCTGCTGGACCGACTCTCGGTCGTCACGGTCCCCAGCCCCGCTCCCGTCCGCGCGGTGCGGGACATCGACACGCGCGAGGATCTCACTGCCGCGCAGTCCAGCGGGACCTGA